In Legionella cincinnatiensis, the DNA window CCATATAGCGCATCTCACTGTTCCATAAAAATGATGCTGCTTGTTCCGGAGGATAATGATTGATAAAGTCTGGGTAAATGTGACTGACTACAGGTAATGCAATTAACCAAGAAATTACTGCCCCTAAAAATATGCTGATCGCCATATCATGACCAACAAGATAACCAGCACCTATCATTGTTGCGGAAAATCCAGCACCAAGACCAAACAAAGAGCGCTTTACCACAAACCAATATCCCCAACTATTGGCAATTATTTTAAATCCAGTTTGTAATAATTCAATAAAACCACCAATTGCACCACCAATTAATATGTCTTTAATACCTGATTTTTCAACGGATGATTTTAATACTTCAGCGATAGCTCTACCTTCTGGAAATTTTAAAGACTGGTCATGGACCAAAATACGACGTAATGGAATGGAAAATAATACGCCCAAAATCCCCCCACAAACTGCAATAAAAAAATTGGTTAGATAATCAAAATGATTCCAAAAACCAATAATAATTAATGCAGGAATAGTGTATACAATTCCACCAGCAACTGCTTCACCAGCAGAAGCTGCAGTTTGAACCGCATTATTTTCGAGAATAGTAGGATTTTTAAAAAAGCGTAAAATCCCCATGGAGATAATCGCTGCTGGAATTGAAGCCGAAGTTAGGATCCCCAACTTCAATGCAAGATAAGCATTAGACATGGCTAACAATACAGTAAGTATGATAGCAAGTAGTATCACTCGGACAGTAAGTTCCGATACTTTTTTGTCTGCAGCTATAAAAGGTGTATCTGCCATTAACGACCCCAAACTTTGTGTGCTATTTCAGGTTTTAATAAAGAAGCGATTTGAGATAAAGGAACATTCACTGTCTGCGCGCCATAGACATAAGCCGCAACTTGATACGTATCGAATATAACATCTATCCCTTTTGGCGAAAAAGACCAGATTTTATAGTTTTTATCTGTAGGCTTAGTACCTTCTGCAATCCATTTTTTATCTGAGATATTTTTTGCAATTATTTGCTTATAGCAAAAATCGGCCATAGGCTTTAAATAATCTGCTTCTGGGCGAAATAGCTCGGATAGTTGAACTTGAGATCCATCAATAAAATTTAACGTACTTACTGTATTTGCAGGATGTGCCGCACCTTTATGATAGATAGAAACCATAATACGTACACTTAAAGCATTTTTTGTTTTGTAGGGTAATGAATAGGTAATATTCAAACCTGATTTACCTGGTGCATCAGCAGAAACATCAGCATCTGCTCCAACTTCTTTAAAAAAACGTTGCTTTGTATTTTCAATAAATCCCTGTAAGGCTGCATCAATACGAGGATCTTTAAATCCTTGGGGATACTTGATATCCAAAATATAAGCAGAAGTTTCTTTTTGAACTGATGCTGGATAAATGGCATAAACAACAAAAGAACATACTATAAGACCTAAAGATAAAACGATTTTTACTAATTTTAGCATAATATTATTCCCAATCATTTTTCTTAGAAGAAACCCATTCCCCTGCTATCATCATTTGATGAGGTAAAGGATAGGCAAAATAATAACAAAGGGCGGCGCTGTCATCCGTAGACCAAAGCACTAAATCTGCTACCATACCAGGGGCAATTACTCCTACTTCATGTTGTATTCCTAATGCTTTTGCTGCTTGGCTCGTAACAGAAGCTAAAACTTCAGGAACAGTTAACGAAAAAAATTGGCAGGCCATACTCATCATTAAACGTAATGATGCAGTTGGTGATGAGCCAGGATTACAATCAGAAGCAACAGCGATATTCACAGCAGCTTGACGCAATAAATCAACCGGAGGTTTGTGTTTTTCACGCAGAAAATAATAGGCTCCTGGAAGCAAAACAGCAACTGTGTTTGCCTCTGCCATGGCAAATGCTCCTTGAGCATCAAGAAATTCTAAATGATCACAAGATAAAGCACCAAATTCGGCTGCAAGCTTGCTTGCGCCGAGATTGGATAGCTGCTCAGCATGACATTTTATAGGAAGACTTAATTCACGAGCGGCACTAAAAATTTGCTCTGTTTGCTCAAGCGAAAAGGCAATAGATTCGCAAAAAACATCCACAGCATCCGCTAAATTTTCTTCAGCTACGGCAGGTAGCATTTCTTGACAAATCATATCAACATATTTTTGACTGTTTCCTTTAAACTCAGGCCCAATTGCATGTGCCCCAAGAAAGGTTTTTCTAACTCTTAAACCCGTTAACTCACCTAAGCGTTTGGCCACACGTAACATTTTCACTTCATTGGATAAATCTAATCCATAACCTGATTTAATCTCAACAGTAGTCACTCCATCATCTCGTAGAGCTAGAATTCTTGGTAACGATTGCTTGAGCAATTCCTCCTCAGATGCTTCTCGGGTCTGTTTGACGGTGGATAATATCCCGCCCCCTTTTTTAGCAATTTCAGTATAACTTACTCCAGCAAGTTTCATTTGAAACTCAGACGAACGATTGCCTGCATAAACCAAATGAGTATGACAATCGATGAGACCGGGAGTAAGTAACTTTCCATGGCACTCTTCTTTGTGAGGTGATTGATAAAACTGGGGTGGCATTTGTTCTTGGGCGCCACACCACACTATAAGGCCGTTTTTAATTGCTACAGCTTGGTGTAGCAATTGATTTCCTTGAGCATCAATAGTTGATGCATTTAATAATAATTGATTGCAAGCAAGCATTAAAAATCCCAATGAAGAACTTGATGAGGAGGCTTGAGCCAAGCGTGGTGATGCTCAGTATCATATATATCCCATTCCTTAGATGCATAAGTTTTCTTATCGATATCTAATAAAAGCCATGTCAAAAATTCAGCAACTGTATCTGGGGAAATCAAGCGATTTTGATCTTTCAAGCTCTGATAAAAATTGATCCGTTCATAATCTGGATTAGTGCTACTTCGGGCTATCACCTGCATATGAGTATCAATTATTCCAGGCATAACACTCGCAAAAGCAATATCCGCGGACTCTAACTGCCAACATTGAGTCAGCATTGATAAAGCAGCCTTAGAGACACAATAAGCAGCCCAACCCCTAATAGGAAAATAAGCTGCTCCTGAACCAATATTAAGTACTCTTCCATGAATTAATTTATCATAGAGTTTTTGCGTCAGAAAAAGAGCCGCATTCAAATTGGTATTTAAAGCATGCTGCCAATCTTTTAGTTCAACTTCTCTTAAAGGGACTAAAGGATTTAAAGTACCCGCATTGTTGATCAGGGCCTCAATGTGAGGAACCTCAAATAAATAATTTCTAATAGACTCAAGCCCTTCAGAAGTTGTAATATCAGCACATACATATTGAATCTTTGCTGAAGTCGCTGCTGTTTCTTGCAATAACTGCTCTCGACGACCAACAATTAAAACAGATTGATCACGTTTTGCCAAAGAAAAAGCTAAAGACTTCCCAATCCCGCTTCCACCGCCAGTAATTACAAACATGATATCCTCTGCACATTTATTAATGTGTGCAAATGATACCAGACATTGACTAAACTTGGCATAATTTTATGCGTTCTTGCTGCAGAAAAGAACAGGTACATGATCAGGGTTGAATTAATGCAAAAGTTTCCTGATAGGACTAAAAAGCATACCTCATGTATAATACATAACTTTCTCAAGTTATTGCTATCGATTATGTGTCAAATTGAGATTGGCGTAAACATCATCTATCAAAA includes these proteins:
- a CDS encoding DUF3298 and DUF4163 domain-containing protein; protein product: MLKLVKIVLSLGLIVCSFVVYAIYPASVQKETSAYILDIKYPQGFKDPRIDAALQGFIENTKQRFFKEVGADADVSADAPGKSGLNITYSLPYKTKNALSVRIMVSIYHKGAAHPANTVSTLNFIDGSQVQLSELFRPEADYLKPMADFCYKQIIAKNISDKKWIAEGTKPTDKNYKIWSFSPKGIDVIFDTYQVAAYVYGAQTVNVPLSQIASLLKPEIAHKVWGR
- the hutI gene encoding imidazolonepropionase, producing MLACNQLLLNASTIDAQGNQLLHQAVAIKNGLIVWCGAQEQMPPQFYQSPHKEECHGKLLTPGLIDCHTHLVYAGNRSSEFQMKLAGVSYTEIAKKGGGILSTVKQTREASEEELLKQSLPRILALRDDGVTTVEIKSGYGLDLSNEVKMLRVAKRLGELTGLRVRKTFLGAHAIGPEFKGNSQKYVDMICQEMLPAVAEENLADAVDVFCESIAFSLEQTEQIFSAARELSLPIKCHAEQLSNLGASKLAAEFGALSCDHLEFLDAQGAFAMAEANTVAVLLPGAYYFLREKHKPPVDLLRQAAVNIAVASDCNPGSSPTASLRLMMSMACQFFSLTVPEVLASVTSQAAKALGIQHEVGVIAPGMVADLVLWSTDDSAALCYYFAYPLPHQMMIAGEWVSSKKNDWE
- a CDS encoding SDR family NAD(P)-dependent oxidoreductase, which encodes MFVITGGGSGIGKSLAFSLAKRDQSVLIVGRREQLLQETAATSAKIQYVCADITTSEGLESIRNYLFEVPHIEALINNAGTLNPLVPLREVELKDWQHALNTNLNAALFLTQKLYDKLIHGRVLNIGSGAAYFPIRGWAAYCVSKAALSMLTQCWQLESADIAFASVMPGIIDTHMQVIARSSTNPDYERINFYQSLKDQNRLISPDTVAEFLTWLLLDIDKKTYASKEWDIYDTEHHHAWLKPPHQVLHWDF